Proteins from a genomic interval of Rhodothermus marinus:
- the polX gene encoding DNA polymerase/3'-5' exonuclease PolX yields the protein MENRDVARLLRETARLLALRGENPFRVRAYEQAAEAIEQLDEPVAERVRQGTLTEVPGIGRGLAAQIQELVERGTSEVLERLRKELPPGLPELLTLKGLGPQRVRQLWQTLGITSLDDLEAALRDGRLNQLRGFGPRLRERLLHELTLRRRYRSLRLLAQILPEAEALRERLQQQPGVIRVELAGAVRRLMEVVDRVELVVAGSPEAVQQVLPQLQQQPGPHGETLLEGTLPDGFPVRVAVTTPDAFGTVLWWHTGSEAHCRTFVRTYGAPEPCPEETSIYERVGLPFIPPELREDRGELEAAAYHALPALIELKDLRGVLHNHSTYSDGRNTLREMAEAACSRGFRYFGTGDHSQSLTIARGLSIAEVRRQQEEIRALNEQFAARGFRILSGTECDILPDGSPDYPDDVLAGFDYVVASVHTRLDMDEKTATERILRALRNPYVTILGHPTGRLLLRREGYPLDWPRIIDACATYRVAIELNANPHRLDIDWRRVRDATAAGVPIVINPDAHAIDELDHVRWGVAAARKGWLTSDACLNARDLDELLAWLRQRRQSVQP from the coding sequence ATGGAAAATCGAGACGTTGCCCGCCTGCTGCGTGAGACGGCCCGCCTGCTGGCGCTTCGCGGTGAAAATCCATTTCGCGTGCGGGCCTATGAGCAGGCCGCCGAAGCCATTGAGCAGCTGGACGAACCCGTCGCCGAGCGGGTGCGCCAGGGCACGCTCACCGAGGTGCCCGGCATCGGCCGTGGCCTGGCCGCGCAGATTCAGGAGCTGGTTGAACGGGGCACGTCGGAGGTGCTGGAGCGCCTCCGGAAAGAACTACCGCCAGGGCTTCCGGAGTTGCTCACGCTGAAAGGCCTGGGTCCTCAGCGCGTGCGCCAGCTCTGGCAGACGCTGGGCATTACTTCACTGGACGACCTGGAGGCAGCATTGCGCGACGGTCGTTTGAATCAACTCAGAGGCTTCGGCCCGCGTCTGCGTGAACGGCTGTTGCATGAACTGACGCTGCGCCGGCGTTACCGTTCGCTCCGACTGCTGGCCCAGATACTACCCGAAGCCGAGGCGCTCCGTGAAAGGCTGCAGCAGCAGCCCGGTGTGATTCGCGTCGAGCTGGCCGGGGCCGTCCGGCGTCTGATGGAGGTGGTGGATCGCGTGGAACTGGTCGTGGCCGGATCGCCGGAAGCCGTGCAGCAGGTACTTCCGCAGCTTCAGCAACAGCCCGGCCCCCACGGCGAAACGCTGCTCGAAGGGACACTGCCGGACGGTTTCCCCGTCCGGGTGGCGGTGACCACGCCGGACGCCTTCGGCACCGTGCTCTGGTGGCACACCGGCTCGGAAGCCCACTGCCGGACGTTCGTCCGAACCTACGGGGCACCGGAGCCCTGCCCGGAGGAAACCTCCATCTACGAACGGGTAGGTCTGCCTTTCATCCCGCCCGAACTGCGCGAAGATCGCGGGGAACTGGAAGCAGCGGCCTACCATGCGCTGCCCGCGTTGATCGAACTGAAAGACCTCCGGGGTGTGCTGCACAACCATTCCACCTACAGCGACGGCCGTAACACCCTCCGCGAAATGGCCGAAGCCGCCTGCAGTCGGGGCTTCCGCTATTTCGGCACAGGAGACCACAGCCAGTCGCTCACCATCGCCCGTGGTCTTTCGATTGCCGAAGTGCGCCGTCAGCAGGAAGAGATCCGGGCGCTGAACGAACAGTTCGCCGCGCGGGGCTTTCGGATCCTGAGCGGTACCGAGTGCGACATCCTGCCCGACGGATCGCCGGACTACCCCGACGACGTGCTGGCCGGCTTCGATTATGTGGTGGCCAGCGTGCACACCCGGCTGGACATGGACGAAAAAACGGCCACCGAGCGTATCCTGCGCGCCCTGCGCAATCCGTATGTCACGATTCTGGGCCATCCGACCGGCCGCTTGCTGCTGCGACGCGAGGGCTACCCGCTGGACTGGCCTCGCATCATCGACGCCTGTGCCACCTATCGGGTCGCTATCGAACTGAACGCCAACCCGCACCGGCTCGACATCGACTGGCGGCGCGTTCGCGATGCCACGGCCGCCGGCGTGCCCATCGTGATCAACCCGGACGCCCACGCCATCGACGAACTGGACCACGTGCGCTGGGGCGTGGCCGCCGCCCGCAAAGGCTGGCTCACGTCCGACGCCTGCCTGAATGCCCGCGATCTGGACGAGCTGCTCGCCTGGCTCCGACAACGCCGCCAATCCGTTCAGCCATGA
- a CDS encoding S41 family peptidase translates to MRRSWPYGLALLLVGVVLGFQIGAVVSGDPARRALRKLQEAFLIVQQRYVDPVDSARLTESALEGMLSLLDPHSVYIPADEMRRVQESFEGAFEGIGIAYELLPGPNGQDTIAVQSVIPGGPSEKAGLLAGDRIVAINDSSAIGFTHEQVQRTLKGPRGTQVRVTVRRPGVPELLEFTITRDRIPLYTVDAAYMLDERTGYLKLNRFARTTYREFVQALRQLRQQGLERLVLDLRDNSGGYLEVAVQVADELLGGRQLIVRQEGRRPEYRAAWYSHPGGLFETGPLIVLVNENTASASEIVAGALQDHDRALIVGRRTFGKGLVQQQITLADGSALRLTVARFYTPSGRLIQTPYHQGSRRDYYAEHWRRAARDVTRPVEEILAEVPDSLRYYTDGGRLVFGGGGILPDYLVPPDTLSPLVQAILRRNLDQRFVWRWFDQHGGDLRVQWEHREESFVKDYQPDSTVQQAFREFLEENGFRFEAGSEEPAALRFPEERWQADWHVLSTLLKAQLAVRLLGPRARYPVYQAIDSMLQEALRLWKPAEELAQRYRERLRKGRD, encoded by the coding sequence ATGCGTCGAAGCTGGCCTTACGGCCTGGCCCTGTTGCTGGTGGGCGTTGTGCTTGGATTTCAGATCGGCGCCGTTGTATCTGGAGACCCGGCCCGACGGGCGCTTCGTAAGCTGCAGGAAGCCTTTCTAATCGTGCAGCAACGCTACGTGGATCCCGTCGACTCGGCCCGGCTGACGGAAAGCGCCCTCGAAGGAATGCTGTCGCTGTTGGATCCGCATTCCGTTTACATCCCGGCTGACGAAATGCGTCGGGTGCAGGAAAGCTTCGAGGGGGCCTTCGAGGGCATCGGCATCGCCTATGAGCTGCTGCCGGGACCGAACGGGCAGGACACGATCGCCGTGCAGAGCGTCATCCCCGGCGGGCCCAGCGAAAAAGCCGGATTGCTGGCCGGCGATCGGATTGTGGCGATCAACGATTCGAGTGCCATCGGCTTTACGCACGAGCAGGTGCAGCGGACGCTCAAAGGACCGCGTGGGACGCAGGTGCGTGTGACGGTGCGGCGTCCGGGTGTGCCTGAGCTGCTGGAATTCACGATCACGCGCGATCGTATTCCGCTCTATACGGTCGATGCCGCCTATATGCTGGACGAGCGAACGGGCTACCTCAAGCTCAATCGGTTTGCGCGCACGACTTACCGGGAATTTGTGCAGGCGCTGCGACAGCTCCGGCAACAGGGCCTGGAGCGGCTGGTGCTGGACCTGCGCGACAACAGCGGGGGCTATCTGGAAGTGGCCGTGCAGGTGGCCGACGAGCTGCTGGGCGGCCGGCAGCTCATTGTGCGCCAGGAGGGAAGGCGTCCGGAGTACCGGGCCGCTTGGTATTCGCATCCGGGAGGGCTTTTCGAGACCGGCCCGTTGATCGTGCTGGTCAATGAAAACACGGCTTCGGCCAGTGAGATCGTGGCCGGAGCGCTGCAGGATCACGACCGGGCGCTGATCGTGGGACGTCGTACCTTTGGAAAAGGGCTGGTGCAGCAGCAGATCACGCTGGCCGACGGTAGCGCCCTGCGGCTGACCGTAGCCCGCTTCTACACGCCGTCGGGACGACTGATTCAGACGCCTTACCATCAGGGAAGTCGCCGGGACTACTACGCCGAACACTGGCGCCGGGCAGCGCGCGATGTGACCCGTCCTGTTGAAGAGATTCTGGCCGAGGTGCCCGACTCGCTTCGCTACTACACGGACGGAGGGCGGCTCGTCTTCGGCGGGGGCGGCATTCTGCCGGATTATCTCGTGCCGCCGGACACGCTCTCGCCGCTGGTACAGGCCATCCTGCGGCGCAATCTGGATCAGCGCTTCGTCTGGCGCTGGTTCGATCAGCACGGTGGCGACCTGCGTGTCCAGTGGGAGCATCGAGAAGAAAGTTTTGTGAAAGATTACCAACCGGATTCCACCGTGCAGCAGGCTTTTCGTGAGTTTTTGGAAGAAAACGGGTTCCGCTTCGAAGCAGGGAGTGAAGAACCGGCCGCGCTGCGTTTTCCCGAAGAGCGCTGGCAGGCCGACTGGCATGTGCTGAGCACGTTGTTGAAGGCCCAGCTTGCCGTTCGGCTGTTGGGGCCGCGGGCACGCTATCCGGTCTATCAGGCGATAGATTCTATGTTGCAGGAGGCACTGCGTCTGTGGAAGCCGGCCGAAGAGCTGGCGCAGCGTTACCGGGAACGTTTACGAAAAGGCCGGGATTGA
- a CDS encoding PQQ-binding-like beta-propeller repeat protein: MRRALWLIGLLVLGGCRSLQVPVGALVPPEEATWTAPPPLVVRWRRDVEAAPVRALVAGRILLVTNHKGDVHAFELPEGRRRGVLDVGRDLMGVPAHRKSLLVVPVALDDAAVVAYDLYRRRTVWRRTGDGVEAGLTLDGEVVYVAERWGRVYALDVEDGRVRWAQEPEATGLDGVRARPVRVGELLVVADKRGRVVALEARTGRLRWRQRLRPVYADLAVADGLVLVPTTRGRLVALEAASGATAWTLALPDTSVHLTTPVMAGSTVYVAGGDGVVRALTLRTGTVRWTWTGGAAIVASPVVDTTAGVLYVGDLRGRLVALELTSGHLHWETRLDGGVLDLADSPFGLIVLTRPRHVYLLQSDHEAVALRP; this comes from the coding sequence ATGCGTCGAGCGCTGTGGTTGATCGGATTGCTTGTGCTGGGCGGCTGCCGTTCGCTGCAGGTGCCCGTCGGGGCTCTGGTGCCGCCCGAAGAAGCCACGTGGACGGCGCCTCCGCCGCTGGTGGTGCGCTGGCGGCGCGACGTCGAGGCGGCTCCTGTCCGGGCGCTGGTGGCCGGGCGCATCCTGCTGGTGACCAACCATAAAGGCGACGTGCATGCCTTCGAATTGCCCGAAGGCCGGCGGCGCGGCGTGCTCGATGTGGGCCGGGATCTGATGGGCGTGCCAGCGCACCGAAAGTCGCTGCTGGTGGTGCCGGTGGCGCTCGACGATGCCGCGGTGGTGGCCTACGACCTGTACCGCCGCCGAACCGTCTGGCGTCGCACGGGCGATGGTGTGGAGGCCGGCCTGACGCTGGACGGCGAGGTCGTGTACGTGGCCGAGCGGTGGGGGCGGGTGTACGCGCTGGACGTGGAGGACGGGCGGGTACGCTGGGCGCAGGAGCCCGAGGCGACCGGGCTCGATGGCGTGCGGGCGCGGCCGGTGCGCGTCGGCGAGCTGCTTGTGGTGGCCGACAAACGCGGCCGCGTAGTGGCGCTGGAGGCCCGAACCGGCCGGCTGCGCTGGCGACAGAGGCTCCGGCCCGTCTATGCCGACCTGGCGGTTGCCGACGGGCTGGTGCTGGTGCCCACTACCCGCGGGCGTCTGGTGGCGCTGGAAGCGGCTTCAGGGGCTACGGCCTGGACGCTGGCGCTTCCCGACACGTCCGTGCACCTTACCACGCCGGTCATGGCCGGATCGACCGTGTACGTGGCCGGCGGCGATGGTGTCGTCCGGGCGCTGACGCTGCGCACGGGCACGGTGCGCTGGACGTGGACCGGTGGGGCGGCCATCGTGGCATCCCCGGTGGTCGATACCACCGCCGGCGTGCTCTACGTGGGCGACCTGCGCGGGCGCCTGGTGGCGCTGGAACTGACCTCCGGCCACCTGCACTGGGAAACCCGACTGGATGGCGGCGTGCTCGATCTGGCCGACTCACCCTTCGGACTGATCGTCCTGACCCGTCCGCGTCATGTGTATCTATTGCAGAGCGATCATGAAGCGGTGGCGCTGCGTCCTTAG
- a CDS encoding M14 family zinc carboxypeptidase — protein MRWADRLAALVPEGAAPTFRTHEAVRAALEAACRSSDGLATFHEIGRSEEGRPLDAVVLGKGTRTVLLLAGAHADEPVGPETLRHLVLEGLRRPESLRPLLERVRFVILPHINPDGEVRNQNWTERWPSLEAYLTGVVRELPGRDLEFGYPDLRAENRAIAAFLQAYAPFDLYVNLHSMGFAEGALLLIERHWSFRTEALQQAFADAARAVGLELHDHNRKGEKGFFYLGPGFMTTPEGEAMRTFFLAKGDPDTAAHFRMSSMEFVRSLGGDPLCLVTELPLFVVRHRPSPPGVPVAYLEFREQLPELRLRAEKGAPLDEARRLFGLRVLPLAIAMRLQLQTIGFALETVNA, from the coding sequence ATGCGCTGGGCGGATCGACTGGCTGCACTGGTTCCGGAAGGTGCTGCGCCGACGTTTCGCACACACGAAGCGGTGCGTGCGGCGCTCGAAGCTGCCTGCCGGTCGTCCGATGGACTGGCCACGTTTCACGAGATCGGCCGGAGCGAAGAAGGCCGACCGCTGGATGCCGTCGTGCTGGGAAAAGGGACGCGGACGGTGCTGCTCCTGGCCGGCGCCCATGCGGACGAACCCGTGGGGCCGGAAACGCTGCGCCATCTGGTGCTCGAAGGGCTGCGGCGGCCCGAGTCGCTGCGTCCCTTGCTGGAACGCGTTCGGTTTGTGATTCTGCCGCATATCAACCCGGACGGCGAGGTTCGCAATCAAAACTGGACCGAACGCTGGCCCTCGCTCGAAGCCTATCTGACCGGCGTCGTACGCGAACTTCCGGGTCGTGACCTGGAGTTCGGCTATCCGGATCTGCGCGCCGAGAATCGTGCCATTGCGGCATTTTTGCAGGCATATGCGCCCTTCGACCTGTACGTCAACCTGCACAGCATGGGCTTTGCCGAAGGGGCGCTGTTGCTCATCGAACGCCACTGGTCGTTTCGGACGGAGGCATTGCAGCAGGCTTTCGCCGACGCGGCCCGTGCGGTCGGGCTGGAGTTGCACGACCACAACCGCAAAGGCGAGAAGGGCTTTTTCTATCTGGGGCCCGGCTTTATGACCACGCCCGAAGGCGAGGCCATGCGCACGTTCTTCCTGGCGAAGGGCGATCCCGATACGGCCGCCCATTTTCGCATGAGTTCGATGGAGTTCGTGCGGAGTCTGGGTGGCGATCCACTCTGTCTGGTGACCGAGCTGCCGCTGTTTGTGGTGCGCCACCGGCCCTCGCCGCCGGGCGTGCCCGTGGCCTATCTGGAGTTTCGTGAGCAGCTTCCGGAGCTGCGCCTGCGGGCGGAAAAAGGCGCCCCGCTGGACGAGGCGCGTCGGCTGTTCGGCCTGCGGGTGCTGCCACTCGCGATCGCCATGCGTCTTCAGTTGCAGACGATCGGCTTTGCGCTGGAGACGGTGAATGCCTGA
- a CDS encoding GatB/YqeY domain-containing protein yields the protein MSLKEKLTEDLKAAMRARDEARLRTIRALRAALMEREIAERKGGEATLTPEQELEVLQKEAKRRREAIEQFRAAGREDLVQKEAEELKIIEEYLPRQLSDDEIRAVLEEIIEAVGARSVRDMGRVMKEAMARMRGQADGRRVSELARELLSRREAAS from the coding sequence ATGTCGTTGAAAGAAAAGCTGACCGAAGACCTGAAGGCGGCCATGCGGGCGCGCGACGAGGCGCGTCTGCGTACGATCCGGGCCCTGCGGGCGGCGCTGATGGAGCGGGAAATCGCCGAGCGCAAGGGCGGAGAGGCCACGCTGACGCCCGAGCAGGAGCTGGAGGTGCTTCAGAAAGAGGCGAAGCGCCGCCGCGAGGCCATCGAGCAGTTCCGCGCGGCCGGACGAGAGGATCTGGTGCAGAAGGAAGCGGAAGAGCTGAAGATCATCGAAGAATACCTGCCGCGCCAGCTCAGCGACGATGAAATCCGTGCCGTGCTGGAGGAGATCATCGAAGCGGTGGGGGCGCGTTCGGTCCGCGACATGGGCCGCGTGATGAAAGAAGCCATGGCGCGCATGCGGGGCCAGGCCGACGGTCGCCGCGTGAGCGAACTGGCGCGTGAACTGCTGAGCCGGCGCGAAGCCGCTTCATGA
- a CDS encoding CvpA family protein, with translation MMALTPLDWFILALVGLGMARGFMTGGVRQVASVVGFVLAVVVGISAMEPVGRVVVESLGLSPRVGPLIGFMLVFLAVQVGVWLVIRATEALLGAIKLSLLNRLLGALVGGFKAVLLLSLLFLVLRVFDLPGPDARRASPLYAPVAELLPAAWDFVVARAPEARKLVDRFSGLEEKLEKKL, from the coding sequence ATGATGGCATTGACCCCACTGGACTGGTTCATCCTGGCGCTGGTCGGGCTGGGCATGGCGCGCGGTTTTATGACGGGCGGCGTGCGCCAGGTGGCCAGCGTCGTGGGATTCGTCCTGGCCGTTGTGGTGGGCATTTCGGCCATGGAGCCGGTGGGGCGTGTGGTTGTCGAGAGCCTGGGGCTGTCGCCACGCGTGGGACCGCTGATCGGATTCATGCTGGTGTTTCTGGCGGTGCAGGTGGGCGTCTGGCTGGTCATCCGGGCGACCGAAGCGCTGCTGGGGGCCATCAAGCTGTCGTTGCTCAACCGGCTGCTGGGGGCGCTGGTGGGCGGTTTCAAGGCGGTGCTGCTGTTGAGCCTGCTGTTTCTGGTGCTGCGCGTCTTCGATCTGCCCGGTCCGGATGCGCGACGCGCCTCGCCGCTCTACGCACCGGTGGCCGAGCTGCTGCCGGCCGCCTGGGACTTCGTGGTGGCCCGTGCGCCCGAAGCCCGGAAGCTGGTGGACCGTTTCTCCGGGCTGGAAGAAAAACTGGAAAAAAAGTTGTAG
- a CDS encoding penicillin acylase family protein translates to MKRPLLLIAIILAGLLLLVGGYRYLVREVETPPAHRAVSGLQAAVVIDELPGHLVAIRAANLNDALAALGYVHGLRNGWPLLLWRQAALGRQAEWFGALPVPLDSLIHALLVPEQARAAYEHLPQHTQALLDGYARGLQTALQERAVRLRDELTLLQIPVAPWEPWHSLAVERLLALLMLPDTLDAALPELSALRAWLHLYGFRHSLAWVRPTPDGARLLFMRYVYGDLALPFFQEVLITLPDDTLRLVTVPGTLLFPAGQTNRQAWYLLPRVQPPTLEVRPRNALALQSIYARFRLPDGDERLLRRELADDALVLTEVAPDTVRLLRWVGLAPVSDLPAWLALLTDSVAAFRLFAGDGLLLTDESYRLLGQPPVVEPLGEGVLIGQTDWHRWIARRLRTLPPSTTPPDDAVSTWAQEQLAALLPALDTLAPPDSLTREAYTLLRNWNAAYDAASIGATIFDHWLFRYRQRGGTSALRELPDSLRIIHARLLAATFREAVDTLAHRLGPDLNLWRWERTHPRRLAFPIWSHLPDLPAATRYAPLVLPGEGHPSTIRWGYSPLLQERPAPAFWEGWTIAPGTSFYARRLWPEVDRFLARYRLSARVTATALQGTAPLRTLRLTPR, encoded by the coding sequence ATGAAGCGTCCCCTGCTCCTGATTGCCATCATCCTCGCGGGCCTGCTGCTTCTGGTGGGCGGTTACCGATACCTCGTTCGAGAAGTCGAGACCCCTCCGGCGCACCGCGCCGTCTCCGGCCTGCAGGCGGCCGTCGTGATCGATGAACTTCCCGGTCACCTTGTGGCCATCCGTGCTGCAAACCTCAACGACGCGCTGGCGGCACTGGGCTACGTGCACGGCCTCCGGAATGGGTGGCCACTCCTGCTCTGGCGACAGGCGGCACTGGGACGTCAGGCCGAATGGTTCGGCGCCCTGCCCGTCCCGCTCGACAGCCTGATCCATGCACTGCTCGTGCCCGAGCAGGCCCGTGCTGCCTACGAGCACCTGCCCCAGCATACGCAGGCGCTGCTGGACGGCTATGCCCGGGGCCTGCAGACCGCCCTGCAGGAACGCGCCGTTCGCCTTCGCGACGAGCTGACCCTGTTACAAATCCCTGTGGCTCCCTGGGAGCCCTGGCACAGCCTGGCCGTCGAGCGGCTGCTGGCCCTGCTGATGCTGCCGGATACGCTCGACGCGGCACTTCCCGAGCTCTCGGCCCTGCGCGCCTGGCTTCACCTGTACGGCTTCCGGCACAGCCTGGCCTGGGTACGTCCGACCCCTGACGGCGCCCGGCTGCTCTTTATGCGCTACGTCTACGGCGACCTGGCGCTGCCCTTCTTTCAGGAAGTGCTGATCACGCTGCCCGACGACACGCTTCGCCTAGTGACCGTCCCGGGTACGCTGCTCTTCCCGGCCGGACAGACTAACCGCCAGGCCTGGTATCTGCTGCCGCGCGTCCAGCCCCCCACGCTGGAGGTGCGCCCTCGCAACGCGCTTGCGCTGCAATCCATCTATGCACGCTTTCGGCTGCCCGATGGCGACGAGCGTCTGCTCCGCCGCGAATTGGCCGATGATGCCCTGGTACTGACCGAAGTCGCCCCGGACACCGTTCGCCTGCTACGATGGGTCGGTCTGGCTCCCGTCAGCGACCTGCCGGCCTGGCTGGCATTGCTTACCGACAGCGTAGCGGCGTTCCGGCTCTTTGCGGGCGACGGGCTGCTGCTGACCGATGAGAGTTATCGGCTGCTGGGGCAACCGCCGGTTGTCGAACCACTGGGCGAAGGCGTGCTGATCGGACAGACCGACTGGCACCGGTGGATCGCCCGGCGCCTTCGCACGCTCCCTCCTTCCACGACTCCGCCGGACGATGCCGTCAGTACCTGGGCACAGGAGCAACTGGCCGCGTTGCTGCCGGCGCTCGACACGCTGGCGCCTCCCGACTCGCTGACCCGCGAGGCCTACACGCTGCTGCGCAACTGGAACGCCGCCTACGACGCCGCCAGCATCGGGGCCACGATTTTCGATCACTGGCTCTTTCGATACCGGCAGCGTGGCGGCACGTCGGCCCTCCGGGAGCTTCCGGATTCGCTGCGCATCATCCACGCGCGGCTGTTAGCTGCCACGTTCCGGGAAGCCGTCGATACGCTGGCGCATCGTCTGGGTCCGGACCTCAACCTGTGGCGCTGGGAGCGCACGCATCCGCGCCGACTGGCCTTCCCGATCTGGTCTCACCTGCCAGATCTACCGGCCGCTACGCGGTATGCACCGCTGGTGCTCCCCGGCGAAGGCCATCCGTCCACCATCCGGTGGGGCTATTCGCCGCTGCTTCAGGAGCGTCCGGCCCCGGCCTTCTGGGAGGGCTGGACCATTGCGCCCGGCACTTCGTTCTACGCACGCCGCCTCTGGCCGGAGGTCGATCGTTTTCTGGCACGCTATCGACTTTCCGCCCGCGTTACCGCCACGGCCCTGCAGGGAACCGCCCCCCTTCGCACGCTTCGGCTGACGCCGCGCTGA